The following coding sequences lie in one Komagataeibacter sucrofermentans DSM 15973 genomic window:
- a CDS encoding YifB family Mg chelatase-like AAA ATPase, with product MTDTALASICGFAFSGIEAVPVKVEVQLSVGLPSFLIVGLPDKAINESRERVRAALSAMGLALPAKRIVVNMVPASLMKEGSHFDLPIALALLVVMGLLSGDMAQRYAALGELSLDGGVNPVCGVLPAAMTAASLSLGLICPAAQGVEARWASEEMDILAIRSLPELLNHFRGQQVIEPVELPPIAPEDLGTLPDLADIRGMETARRALEIAAAGRHSLLMVGPPGAGKSMLAARLPGIMPDLTAVEMLEISRIHSIGGLLKDGQPVRRPPFRDPHHSSSPAALSGGGARARPGEVSLAHRGVLFLDEMPEFGRSALEVLRQPMETGSISIARAAAHVTYPARFQLIAAMNPCKCGYLGDAAQECRKAPRCGEDYQGRLSGPLLDRLDMTVHVEPMPLSRIAELKGGEASAIVAARVREAVARQQARQGEARNAEASTDDFRITAQARDFAVQAAEKMRLSARGFTRLLRVGRTIADLGAQPDVERGHIAEALAYRFRRAGGK from the coding sequence ATGACTGATACGGCGCTCGCATCGATCTGCGGTTTTGCATTTTCCGGCATCGAGGCCGTTCCTGTCAAAGTCGAGGTCCAGCTTTCTGTTGGCCTGCCATCTTTCCTGATCGTGGGCCTGCCAGACAAGGCGATCAATGAATCGCGTGAGCGCGTGCGCGCGGCCCTGTCGGCCATGGGGCTTGCGCTGCCGGCCAAGCGCATCGTGGTCAACATGGTGCCTGCCAGCCTGATGAAGGAAGGATCGCATTTCGACCTGCCCATCGCTCTTGCCCTGCTTGTCGTCATGGGGTTGCTTTCGGGTGATATGGCGCAGCGTTATGCAGCCTTGGGCGAACTGTCGCTCGATGGTGGCGTCAACCCGGTCTGTGGCGTGTTGCCCGCCGCCATGACGGCGGCCAGCCTGTCGCTCGGGCTCATCTGCCCCGCAGCCCAGGGCGTCGAGGCCCGCTGGGCCAGTGAGGAGATGGATATCCTTGCTATCCGCTCCCTGCCCGAGCTGCTCAACCATTTCCGTGGCCAGCAGGTGATCGAGCCGGTCGAACTGCCCCCCATTGCGCCAGAAGACCTGGGCACCCTGCCCGACCTTGCTGATATCCGTGGCATGGAAACCGCCCGTCGCGCGCTGGAAATCGCCGCCGCAGGCCGCCATTCGCTGCTTATGGTCGGGCCGCCGGGTGCGGGCAAATCCATGCTGGCCGCCCGCCTGCCCGGCATCATGCCCGACCTGACTGCTGTTGAAATGCTGGAAATCAGCCGCATCCACAGTATTGGCGGCCTGCTGAAGGATGGCCAGCCCGTGCGCCGGCCGCCGTTCCGTGATCCGCATCATTCCTCCAGCCCCGCCGCCCTGAGCGGTGGCGGTGCGCGGGCGCGGCCTGGCGAGGTCAGCCTGGCGCATCGTGGCGTGCTGTTTTTGGATGAAATGCCCGAATTCGGTCGTTCGGCGCTCGAAGTACTGCGCCAGCCGATGGAAACCGGCAGCATTTCCATCGCCCGGGCTGCGGCCCATGTCACCTACCCTGCCCGCTTCCAGCTTATTGCCGCCATGAACCCGTGCAAATGCGGCTATCTGGGTGATGCGGCGCAGGAATGCCGTAAGGCGCCCCGCTGTGGCGAGGACTATCAGGGCCGCCTGTCCGGCCCGCTGCTCGATCGGCTGGATATGACCGTGCATGTCGAACCGATGCCCCTGAGCCGCATTGCCGAACTCAAGGGTGGCGAGGCCAGCGCCATCGTGGCGGCCCGCGTGCGCGAGGCTGTGGCCCGGCAGCAGGCCCGCCAGGGCGAAGCCCGTAATGCCGAGGCCTCGACCGATGATTTCCGCATAACCGCGCAGGCGCGTGATTTTGCCGTGCAGGCTGCTGAAAAGATGCGTCTTTCCGCCCGTGGCTTCACCCGCCTGCTCCGCGTGGGCCGCACCATAGCTGATCTGGGCGCGCAGCCCGATGTGGAACGCGGCCATATTGCCGAGGCCCTGGCCTACCGCTTCCGCCGTGCGGGTGGAAAATGA